Below is a window of Escherichia coli DSM 30083 = JCM 1649 = ATCC 11775 DNA.
ATCGCTTTCGCTACTTCAAACAAAAGGGCGAAACCTTTGCCGATGGTCACGGACAGGTGATGCATAGCAACCGCGACTGGGAGGACAGCTATCGCCAGCGTTGGCAGTTCGACAAAATCGTGCGTTCCACCCACGGTGTTAACTGTACAGGCTCCTGCAGCTGGAAAATCTACGTTAAAAATGGTCTGGTGACCTGGGAAATCCAACAGACCGACTACCCGCGCACTCGCCCTGACCTGCCAAATCATGAACCTCGCGGCTGCCCGCGTGGCGCAAGTTACTCCTGGTATCTCTACAGCGCTAACCGCCTGAAATACCCGCTCATTCGTAAACGACTGATTGAACTGTGGCGCGAAGCCCTCAAACAACACAGCGATCCGGTACTGGCGTGGGCATCGATTATGAACGATCCGCAAAAGAGCCTGAGCTACAAACAAGTGCGTGGACGCGGTGGCTTTATCCGCTCCAACTGGCAGGAGCTAAATCAGCTGATTGCCGCCGCTAACGTCTGGACCATCAAAACTTACGGCCCGGATCGCGTTGCCGGTTTCTCGCCGATTCCGGCGATGTCGATGGTTTCTTACGCCGCCGGAACACGCTATCTGTCGTTGTTAGGTGGCACCTGTTTAAGCTTCTACGACTGGTATTGCGACCTGCCGCCCGCCTCGCCGATGACCTGGGGCGAGCAAACCGACGTACCGGAATCTGCCGACTGGTATAACTCCAGTTACATCATCGCCTGGGGGTCTAACGTACCGCAGACACGTACGCCGGACGCCCATTTCTTTACCGAAGTACGCTACAAAGGCACTAAAACCATCGCCATTACCCCTGACTACTCTGAAGTGGCCAAATTGTGCGACCAGTGGCTGGCACCGAAACAAGGCACTGATAGTGCCCTGGCAATGGCAATGGGCCATGTCATTTTAAAAGAGTTTCATCTCGATAATCCCAGCGATTATTTTATCAACTACTGCCGCCGCTACAGCGACATGCCGATGCTGGTAATGCTGGAACCTCGCGACGACGGCAGCTACGTTCCCGGGCGCATGGTCCGCGCATCTGACCTGGTGGATGGACTGGGCGAAAGCAATAATCCGCAGTGGAAAACCGTGGCAGTTAATACCGCAGGTGAATTGGTAGTGCCGAACGGTTCGATTGGTTTTCGCTGGGGAGAAAAAGGCAAATGGAACCTGGAATCCATTGCCGCCGGTACGGAAACCGAATTGTCGTTAACCCTGCTCGGTCAACATGACGCCGTTGCAGGCGTGGCCTTCCCCTACTTTGGCGGCATTGAAAATCCACATTTTCGCAGCGTAAAACACAATCCTGTCCTGGTGCGCCAATTGCCCGTTAAAAACCTGACATTAGCCGATGGTAGCACCTGTCCGGTGGTCAGCGTTTATGATTTGGTACTGGCGAATTACGGCCTCGATCGCGGGCTGGAAGATGAAAACAGCGCGAAAGATTACGCTGAAATCAAACCTTATACCCCTGCCTGGGGCGAGCAAATTACCGGCGTTCCGCGCCAGTATATTGAAACCATCGCCCGTGAATTTGCCGATACCGCCCATAAAACGCATGGGCGCTCGATGATTATTCTCGGCGCAGGTGTTAACCACTGGTATCACATGGACATGAACTACCGCGGGATGATCAATATGCTGATCTTCTGCGGTTGTGTCGGGCAAAGCGGTGGCGGCTGGGCACACTATGTCGGTCAGGAAAAACTGCGCCCGCAAACCGGCTGGCTGCCTCTGGCCTTTGCGCTCGACTGGAACCGACCACCGCGCCAGATGAACAGCACCTCGTTTTTCTACAATCACTCCAGCCAGTGGCGCTATGAAAAAGTCACCGCGCAGGAATTGCTCTCACCGCTCGCCGATGCCAGTAAATACAGCGGTCACCTGATTGATTTCAACGTTCGCGCCGAACGTATGGGCTGGCTACCTTCTGCGCCGCAGCTGGGGCGTAACCCGCTCTCCCTGAAAGCCGAAGCCGACAAGGCCGGATTGTCACCCGCCGAATTTACCGTCCAGGCACTGAAGTCAGGCGAATTACGCATGGCCTGCGAACAGCCGGACAACGGCAGCAACCATCCGCGTAACCTGTTTGTCTGGCGTTCAAACCTGCTTGGCTCTTCCGGCAAGGGCCACGAGTATATGCAGAAGTATCTGCTGGGTACGAAAAGTGGCATTCAGGGGGAAGAACTTGGACCGACGGAGGGAATCCAACCAGAAGAAGTCGAGTGGCAAACTGCGGCGATTGAAGGCAAGCTCGACCTGCTGGTGACGCTCGACTTCCGCATGTCCAGTACCTGCCTGTTCTCCGATATCGTTCTGCCCACCGCCACCTGGTACGAAAAAGACGATATGAATACCTCGGATATGCATCCATTTATTCATCCGCTTTCTGCGGCGGTCGATCCGGCGTGGGAATCACGCAGCGACTGGGAAATCTACAAAGGTATCGCTAAAGCCTTTTCGCAAGTGTGCATAGGGCATCTCGGCAAAGAAACCGACGTGGTATTACAACCACTGCTGCATGACTCCCCGGCAGAGCTTTCACAGCCGTGTGAAGTGCTCGACTGGCGCAAAGGCGAGTGCGATCTGATTCCAGGCAAAACCGCGCCGAATATTGTGGCGGTGGAGCGCGACTACCCTGCTACCTATGAACGCTTTACCTCACTCGGGCCATTGATGGACAAACTTGGCAACGGCGGTAAAGGGATTTCGTGGAATACCCAGGATGAAATTGATTTCCTCGGTAAACTCAATTACACCAAGCGTGATGGCCCGGCAAAGGGGCGTCCGCTGATTGACACCGCCATTGACGCATCAGAAGTGATTCTGGCACTGGCACCGGAAACCAACGGCCATGTTGCAGTCAAAGCGTGGCAAGCGCTGGGCGAGATCACCGGACGCGAACATACCCATCTGGCGCTGCACAAAGAGGACGAGAAGATTCGCTTTCGCGATATTCAGGCGCAGCCGCGTAAAATTATCTCCAGCCCCACATGGTCTGGTCTGGAAAGCGATCACGTTTCCTATAACGCGGGATACACCAACGTTCATGAGTTAATTCCGTGGCGCACGCTGTCAGGACGCCAGCAACTCTATCAGGATCATCCGTGGATGCGTGCTTTTGGTGAAAGTCTGGTGGCTTATCGCCCGCCTATCGACACCCGTAGCGTCAGTGAAATGCGCCAGATACCGCCAAACGGCTTCCCGGAGAAAGCCCTTAACTTCCTGACGCCGCACCAGAAATGGGGCATTCACTCAACCTACAGTGAAAACCTGCTAATGCTGACGCTCTCTCGCGGTGGACCGATTGTCTGGCTCAGCGAAACCGATGCCCGTGAACTGACCATTGTCGATAACGACTGGGTGGAAGTGTTTAACGCCAATGGCGCGCTGACTGCCCGCGCGGTGGTCAGCCAGCGTGTACCGCCGGGCATGACCATGATGTATCACGCTCAGGAACGCATTATGAATATTCCTGGTTCGGAAGTAACTGGCATGCGCGGCGGCATTCATAACTCGGTCACCCGCGTTTGTCCGAAACCAACGCATATGATTGGCGGTTACGCGCAGCTGGCCTGGGGCTTTAACTACTACGGCACCGTCGGCTCAAACCGCGACGAATTCATCATGATCCGCAAGATGAAGAACGTTAACTGGCTGGATGATGAAGGTCGCGATCAGGTACAGGAGGCGAAAAAATGAAAATACGTTCGCAAGTCGGCATGGTGCTTAACCTCGATAAATGTATCGGCTGCCATACCTGTTCGGTGACCTGTAAAAACGTCTGGACCGGACGCGAAGGCATGGAGTACGCATGGTTTAACAACGTCGAAACCAAACCGGGCATTGGTTATCCGAAAAACTGGGAAGATCAGGAAGAATGGCAAGGCGGCTGGGTGCGTGATGTGAATGGCAAGATACGCCCGCGTCTGGGCAGCAAAATGGGCGTGATTACCAAAATTTTCGCCAACCCGGTAGTGCCGCAGATTGACGATTACTACGAACCTTTCACCTTCGACTACGAACATTTGCATAGCGCGCCGGAAGGCAAACATATTCCCACCGCCCGTCCGCGTTCACTGATTGACGGCAAACGGATGGACAAAGTGATCTGGGGCCCAAACTGGGAAGAACTGCTGGGCGGCGAATTTGAAAAACGAGCCCGCGACCGCAACTTCGAGGCCATGCAAAAGGAGATGTACGGGCAGTTTGAAAACACCTTCATGATGTACCTGCCGCGCTTGTGCGAACACTGCCTTAACCCCAGTTGTGTAGCGACCTGCCCCAGCGGCGCTATCTACAAACGCGAAGAAGACGGCATTGTGCTGATCGATCAGGATAAATGCCGTGGCTGGCGTTTGTGCATTAGCGGTTGCCCATACAAAAAAATCTACTTCAACTGGAAAAGCGGTAAGTCAGAAAAATGTATTTTCTGTTATCCGCGAATTGAGTCCGGTCAGCCAACAGTCTGCTCCGAAACCTGCGTGGGTCGCATCCGGTATCTGGGCGTGCTGCTCTACGACGCCGACCGCATCGAAGAAGCAGCGAGTACCGAACGAGAGGTCGATCTCTATGAACGCCAGTGCGAAGTGTTCCTCGATCCGCACGATCCCTCGGTGATCGAAGAAGCCCTGAAACAAGGTATTCCACAAAACGTGATTGACGCTGCCCAGCGTTCGCCTGTCTACAAAATGGCGATGGACTGGAAACTGGCGCTACCGCTGCACCCTGAATACCGCACCCTGCCGATGGTCTGGTACGTTCCTCCGCTGTCACCGATTCAGTCCTACGCTGATGCGGGCGGCTTGCCGAAAAGCGAAGGCGTGCTGCCCGCCATCGAAAGCCTGCGTATTCCGGTGCAATATCTCGCCAATATGTTGAGTGCCGGTGATACCGGTCCGGTACTGCGGGCGCTGAAACGGATGATGGCGATGCGCCACTATATGCGTTCACAAACCGTGGAAGGCGTTACTGATACTCGTGCCATCGACGAAGTAGGCCTGAGCGTCGCCCAGGTCGAAGAGATGTATCGTTACCTCGCCATTGCCAACTATGAAGATCGTTTCGTCATCCCGACAAGCCATCGGGAAATGGCGGGCGATGCCTTCGCAGAACGCAACGGCTGCGGTTTTACCTTTGGCGACGGTTGCCACGGTTCGGACAGCAAATTCAACCTGTTCAACAGTAGCCGTATCGATGCCATCAACATCACCGAAGTGCGCGACAAAGCGGAGGGCGAATAATGCAGATCCTCAAAGTGATCGGCCTGTTGATGGAGTACCCAGACGAGTTGTTGTGGGAGTGTAAGGACGACGCGCTGGCGCTTATCCGCCGCGACGCGCCGATGCTCACCGATTTTGCACTCGACCTGCTCAACGCCCCGCTGCTGGATAAACAGGCCGAATGGTGTGAAGTGTTTGACCGCGGGCGCACCACGTCGCTGCTGCTGTTTGAACATGTTCATGCCGAGTCCCGCGATCGCGGCCAGGCAATGGTGGACCTGCTGGCGGAGTATGAAAAGGTCGGTCTGCAACTGAATTGTAGGGAACTGCCCGATTATCTACCGCTGTATCTGGAGTATTTAAGCGTACTTCCGGACGATCAGGCGAAAGAAGGATTACTCAACGTTGCGCCGATCCTCGCCCTGCTTGGCGGACGCTTAAAACAACGCGAGGCACCGTGGTACGCGTTATTTGACGCCCTGTTGCAACTGGCAGGAAGCCCTCTGTCAAGTGACAGTGTCATAAAACAGATTCGCAGTGAAGAGCGTGACGACACCCACCAGGCGCTGGATGCGGTGTGGGAAGAAGAACAGGTGAAGTTTATTGAAGATAACGCCACGGCGTGTGACAGCTCGCCGCTTAATCAATATCAGCGACGCTTTAGCCAGGATGTCGCGCCGCAGTATGTCGACATCAGTGCGGGAGGTGGGAAATGATTCAGTATCTGAACGTCTTTTTTTACGATATCTACCCGTACTTGTGCGGCACGGTTTTTATCCTTGGAAGCTGGCTGCGCTACGACCACGGGCAGTACACCTGGCGCGCCGCCTCCAGCCAGATGCTGGATAAACGCGGGATGGTGCTGTGGTCGAACTTGTTCCATATCGGCATTTTGGGGATTTTCTTCGGGCACCTGTTCGGCATGTTAACGCCACACTGGATGTACGCGTGGTTTCTGCCGGTGGCGGTAAAACAGCAGATGGCGATGATCCTCGGCGGAATATGCGGGGTATTGACGCTGATTGGCGGTGCGGGGCTACTGGTGCGTCGTTTAACAAATCCGCGTATCAGGGCGACGTCTTCTGGTGCGGATATCCTGATCCTCGCCATTTTGTTAATTCAGTGCATTCTTGGGTTAACCACCATTCCTTTTTCAGCACAACATCCGGACGGCAGTGAAATGATGAAGTTGGTGGGCTGGGCGCAAAGCATCGTCACTTTCCAGGGCGGTGCATCTACGCATCTTGATGGTGTCGCCTTTATATTCCGCGTTCATCTGGTGCTTGGAATGACCATCTTCCTGCTCTTCCCGTTCACCCGACTGGTGCATGTCTGGAGCGCGCCGTTTGAGTACTTTACTCGTCGGTATCAGATTGTGCGTTCGCGGCGTTAATTCTCACGCGGGCCGGATAGCCCTTCGCTCTCCGGCCACTTGC
It encodes the following:
- the narW gene encoding nitrate reductase molybdenum cofactor assembly chaperone, with the translated sequence MQILKVIGLLMEYPDELLWECKDDALALIRRDAPMLTDFALDLLNAPLLDKQAEWCEVFDRGRTTSLLLFEHVHAESRDRGQAMVDLLAEYEKVGLQLNCRELPDYLPLYLEYLSVLPDDQAKEGLLNVAPILALLGGRLKQREAPWYALFDALLQLAGSPLSSDSVIKQIRSEERDDTHQALDAVWEEEQVKFIEDNATACDSSPLNQYQRRFSQDVAPQYVDISAGGGK
- the narH gene encoding nitrate reductase subunit beta; translation: MKIRSQVGMVLNLDKCIGCHTCSVTCKNVWTGREGMEYAWFNNVETKPGIGYPKNWEDQEEWQGGWVRDVNGKIRPRLGSKMGVITKIFANPVVPQIDDYYEPFTFDYEHLHSAPEGKHIPTARPRSLIDGKRMDKVIWGPNWEELLGGEFEKRARDRNFEAMQKEMYGQFENTFMMYLPRLCEHCLNPSCVATCPSGAIYKREEDGIVLIDQDKCRGWRLCISGCPYKKIYFNWKSGKSEKCIFCYPRIESGQPTVCSETCVGRIRYLGVLLYDADRIEEAASTEREVDLYERQCEVFLDPHDPSVIEEALKQGIPQNVIDAAQRSPVYKMAMDWKLALPLHPEYRTLPMVWYVPPLSPIQSYADAGGLPKSEGVLPAIESLRIPVQYLANMLSAGDTGPVLRALKRMMAMRHYMRSQTVEGVTDTRAIDEVGLSVAQVEEMYRYLAIANYEDRFVIPTSHREMAGDAFAERNGCGFTFGDGCHGSDSKFNLFNSSRIDAINITEVRDKAEGE
- the narZ gene encoding nitrate reductase Z subunit alpha, whose protein sequence is MSKLLDRFRYFKQKGETFADGHGQVMHSNRDWEDSYRQRWQFDKIVRSTHGVNCTGSCSWKIYVKNGLVTWEIQQTDYPRTRPDLPNHEPRGCPRGASYSWYLYSANRLKYPLIRKRLIELWREALKQHSDPVLAWASIMNDPQKSLSYKQVRGRGGFIRSNWQELNQLIAAANVWTIKTYGPDRVAGFSPIPAMSMVSYAAGTRYLSLLGGTCLSFYDWYCDLPPASPMTWGEQTDVPESADWYNSSYIIAWGSNVPQTRTPDAHFFTEVRYKGTKTIAITPDYSEVAKLCDQWLAPKQGTDSALAMAMGHVILKEFHLDNPSDYFINYCRRYSDMPMLVMLEPRDDGSYVPGRMVRASDLVDGLGESNNPQWKTVAVNTAGELVVPNGSIGFRWGEKGKWNLESIAAGTETELSLTLLGQHDAVAGVAFPYFGGIENPHFRSVKHNPVLVRQLPVKNLTLADGSTCPVVSVYDLVLANYGLDRGLEDENSAKDYAEIKPYTPAWGEQITGVPRQYIETIAREFADTAHKTHGRSMIILGAGVNHWYHMDMNYRGMINMLIFCGCVGQSGGGWAHYVGQEKLRPQTGWLPLAFALDWNRPPRQMNSTSFFYNHSSQWRYEKVTAQELLSPLADASKYSGHLIDFNVRAERMGWLPSAPQLGRNPLSLKAEADKAGLSPAEFTVQALKSGELRMACEQPDNGSNHPRNLFVWRSNLLGSSGKGHEYMQKYLLGTKSGIQGEELGPTEGIQPEEVEWQTAAIEGKLDLLVTLDFRMSSTCLFSDIVLPTATWYEKDDMNTSDMHPFIHPLSAAVDPAWESRSDWEIYKGIAKAFSQVCIGHLGKETDVVLQPLLHDSPAELSQPCEVLDWRKGECDLIPGKTAPNIVAVERDYPATYERFTSLGPLMDKLGNGGKGISWNTQDEIDFLGKLNYTKRDGPAKGRPLIDTAIDASEVILALAPETNGHVAVKAWQALGEITGREHTHLALHKEDEKIRFRDIQAQPRKIISSPTWSGLESDHVSYNAGYTNVHELIPWRTLSGRQQLYQDHPWMRAFGESLVAYRPPIDTRSVSEMRQIPPNGFPEKALNFLTPHQKWGIHSTYSENLLMLTLSRGGPIVWLSETDARELTIVDNDWVEVFNANGALTARAVVSQRVPPGMTMMYHAQERIMNIPGSEVTGMRGGIHNSVTRVCPKPTHMIGGYAQLAWGFNYYGTVGSNRDEFIMIRKMKNVNWLDDEGRDQVQEAKK
- the narI gene encoding respiratory nitrate reductase subunit gamma; protein product: MIQYLNVFFYDIYPYLCGTVFILGSWLRYDHGQYTWRAASSQMLDKRGMVLWSNLFHIGILGIFFGHLFGMLTPHWMYAWFLPVAVKQQMAMILGGICGVLTLIGGAGLLVRRLTNPRIRATSSGADILILAILLIQCILGLTTIPFSAQHPDGSEMMKLVGWAQSIVTFQGGASTHLDGVAFIFRVHLVLGMTIFLLFPFTRLVHVWSAPFEYFTRRYQIVRSRR